The segment tggcatgcaaaacaaaatttttcactgtacctctgtgcatgtgacaataataaatcaatttaccaatttaccttTCCCCAATTTAATGCTTGCCCCAAGGTCCAATCTTACCTTTATCCATAACTATCTGAAAACTTGTTGAGTTTTCCCAGTTCAATGGTTTGTTTTGGTTTATTTTGCAGAATTATGTATTATTTCAACTGAAGGCAACGTAACAGAAACATTACTCAATGCCACTGGATCAAAACATGGTTCAGGAGAACCTGCATTCTTCAATCTCACCGCATCTCCATCAGTAGCCACCTTGGAGCTCTTCAGAAAAGGGGTGAAAAGCATCTCAACATCCACGGCTGTCACTGTGAGCACCGAACCTAGCTCCTCTCTCTCAGAGTACTCTACAGATTCCGTTGCCAACCCTTCTACTGGATCCTCAGCGGTCACAGGCAGCCCCTCAAAATCTACTCCACTCCTAACAAACACATCTGGCAGACAACCAACAAATGCTACAAGTACCTCCCAGGCATATTCCAGTTTAACAGAATTTTCAAGTACCGGTACAGTAGAGTTGGATTCTAGATCCAGCAATGAACCAGCAGCCACTGATAGAACATCAGTGACAGAAAATACTACTCCATGGACAGTTATCGCTTCAGTCCAGTCAACAAAGTCAGATTCAAGAACTTCAGACTCAACTGGATCAACGGATACCAGTACATCAGAACCAAGGACAGATGTCACCAATGTATTGCAATCAACCAAAGGCAGTACAACAGCATTGCATTCAACCTCAACTAGTCATCCAACTCTACCACTCACCTCATCAGAGATAACCAGTGTATCACAGTCAACTTCGGCTTCAACACAGTTAACCAGCGTCAGTATGCCACTAACCGTCATAACTACGGCCCAGTCAACAAGCACAAGTGTTGAACCGTCACCCACTGCTGAGAAGCAGTCAACCAAAGCCACACAATCACCAAGTGCAACTTCCACAGTGAGCCAAACAGAACCCAGCACAACTGCTTCCACACAAACCACGGCTGCCACTATTGGAAAgacaataataacaacaacagcttcAGTTACGACATCTACGTCTTCTCCATCTACCACAGCACCACATCTTTCACACTGGCCCAGTTCAGTGATCCCAGACACAACACCAAAACCCAACACCCTCTCAACCCAGCAGACCCACAGGGAAATTCAGCAAAGAGCTGCAAGTCTAAGCACAGGTGAGTGAGTAGATAACATCCTTCCTTGTTTGCTCTTCTGTGAAACCCACTGTTCCTCCCTTCCACACAGAATGAAGTGGATTCCTGACAGGGGCTGTTCCAACTTCAACAGTTCTCACAATTATTTTGCATAAGTGACCATCTCCAGAGATTCATTCCCATCAAATGATCTCAGACCTGAGTTCACAAATGGAAATAGGCAGAATATTTAGCATTACCTCCCTTCCAGTGTTTTTGCCACATACTTTCACTCCTTTTCTTAGCACTTAGTCTTCATTGTGGCTTTGAAAACAGAAATATTTGAAGCTAATGAATGATGGAGATGAACATGGAATGGGGCTGACTGGCCTGCTCTACAAGGAGCTAGCACAGGTCCTGATGGGCTGAACATCCACCTTCTTGCtgcatctcctctctccctcaTCTGATTATTCAGCTGCACCTTAAActaacctccacccacactcTCCTCACCTGGATGAAGGGATTATCCAGAATTCCTGACTGACTTGTCTTATAGACAGCTCATAAAATTGCACCAGGAAATGTAAACATTTataatgtagaacagtacagtacagtagcccacaatgttgtgccaaactagttaaactagtaattaaatgcttAACTAAACCGATCCCTTCTGTCTATAGAATATTCAtattccattctctgcatattcctgTGCCTCTAAGAACCACCTGATGTTTCTATCATAGTCGCCTCCATCACCCCCTGGCAGCGCAttgcaggcatccaccactctctgtacaaaAAAACTTGccatgcacatctcctttgaacttaccccccccccaccccacactcatcttcaatgcatgtcctctagtgttagccatttcaacaaTGGGAAGAAGATACCTGCtgcctatctatgcctcttgtagttgtataaacttctgtcaagtcatagtcatagtcatactttattgatcccgggggaaattagttttcgttacagttgcaccataaataataaatagtaatagaaccataaatagtcaaatagcaatatgtaaattatgccagtaaattatgaaataagtccaggaccagcctattggctcagggtgtctgaccttccaagggaggagttgtaaagtttgatggccacaggcaggaatgacttcctatgacgctctgtgttgcatctcggtggaatgagtctctggctgaatgtactcctgtgcccacccagtacattatgtagtggatgggagacattgaccaagatggcatgcaacttggacagcatcctcttttcagacaccaccgtgagagagtccaattccatccccacaacatcactggcctttcgaataagtttgttgattctgttggtgtctgctacactcagcctgctgccccagcacacaacagcaaacatgatagcactggccaccacagagtcTAAGGGGTCTTCCCTTAGACTCCAgtgctctggagaaaacaactcaagatAGTCCAATCTCTTCCTGTAATAGAGGCAACATCTTGCTAAATCTCTAACTGTCCTTTCAATCCCTTCTGGGTCCAAAAGCTCTCTCACAAGACCTGCATTCTGGTCAACATTATCGTAACAAATCTTCCCTTGCATCTGCTGCTGTGCCCCAGTTTCTCTTCCCAAAGTGGCTGCTAGAGGTATCATACTTACAACCTACTTATACACCGTAATATTGGCAATGAATGCCAGGGTTTTCTACTTTGAAGTTGTGTACATCTGAACAATTGCAGTCTGTTTCGGGCATCTTCTGGGGAGGCAGGCGTTAAACGTTTTGACAGCTTTTCTCTTTTTGTTCTGCCTTGTGGTCTTCTGTCTCCAGGAAGCGTAGTGGCTATCTCAGTTGTGGTTATCATGGTGGTGTTGGTGCTGATCGGGGGAGTCATGTACCTTAAAGCAAGGTAAGAGCCACAACAATACTGTAAACCATCTTACAATTATAGAGGTATTAACAGTTAGTAATCTTCTTTTGCTAAAGTTCCCATCACATCAGTTAGATCATGGTACACAGTAATTTCCTGGAGAGGCTGGAATTCAGATTGCATATGTCTTCAAAttgggtggcagagtggagataaGTCTCCAAAGAACTGTAAggtgctccatccctccactagcctgtaggtcacccttgggcaaggtgtagcacctgtttagccccctgatcagggtcacgtgaagccatg is part of the Mobula birostris isolate sMobBir1 chromosome 4, sMobBir1.hap1, whole genome shotgun sequence genome and harbors:
- the LOC140196768 gene encoding uncharacterized protein, producing MLRNVCLATLLLMAELCIISTEGNVTETLLNATGSKHGSGEPAFFNLTASPSVATLELFRKGVKSISTSTAVTVSTEPSSSLSEYSTDSVANPSTGSSAVTGSPSKSTPLLTNTSGRQPTNATSTSQAYSSLTEFSSTGTVELDSRSSNEPAATDRTSVTENTTPWTVIASVQSTKSDSRTSDSTGSTDTSTSEPRTDVTNVLQSTKGSTTALHSTSTSHPTLPLTSSEITSVSQSTSASTQLTSVSMPLTVITTAQSTSTSVEPSPTAEKQSTKATQSPSATSTVSQTEPSTTASTQTTAATIGKTIITTTASVTTSTSSPSTTAPHLSHWPSSVIPDTTPKPNTLSTQQTHREIQQRAASLSTGSVVAISVVVIMVVLVLIGGVMYLKARNSSYGRLLDDQENGSWENYNNPLYDDS